The following coding sequences lie in one Sesamum indicum cultivar Zhongzhi No. 13 linkage group LG9, S_indicum_v1.0, whole genome shotgun sequence genomic window:
- the LOC105170380 gene encoding very-long-chain (3R)-3-hydroxyacyl-CoA dehydratase 2, whose translation MSQLRDVYLIFYNLFQALGWALSLFRILSNFVSTRSVHGAYSSAGELICLLQTLAFLEVIHGAIGIVPSGALLPLMQWGGRTHFLLAIVRRIHEVQELPSVFITFVAWSLSEIIRYSHYALNCLGCSPNWMTFIRYNAFIVLYPIGLFPGEMWLMYQALPFIKKENLYADTLPFSYDKFVKALLFSYPFLWMKLYLHLFKQRRSKLGKQQKKKPN comes from the exons ATGTCCCAACTGCGCGACGTTTATCTCATCTTCTACAATCTCTTTCAGGCCCTGGGATG GGCGTTATCTCTGTTCAGAATTCTGAGCAACTTCGTCTCCACAAGATCAGTTCATGGCGCTTATTCTTCTGCCGGCGAGTTAATTT GCCTGCTGCAAACTCTTGCATTCTTGGAGGTTATTCATGGGGCAATTG GAATTGTTCCTAGTGGCGCTCTGCTTCCTCTGATGCAGTGGGGTGGAAGGACTCACTTTTTGCTTGCTATTGTTCGTCGAATTCATGAG GTTCAGGAATTACCGTCAGTCTTCATAACTTTTGTCGCCTGGAGCTTGTCCGAG ATAATCAGGTATTCACATTATGCGTTGAATTGCCTGGGATGTTCTCCAAATTGGATGACTTTTATCAG gTACAATGCTTTCATTGTGTTGTACCCTATTGGACTTTTTCCTGGAGAAA TGTGGCTCATGTACCAAGCGCTCCCGTTTATAAAGAAGGAAAACCTCTACGCGGATACCCTCCCTTTCAGCTATGACAAGTTCGTAAAG GCTTTGCTTTTCAGCTATCCATTTTTGTGGATGAAACTCTACCTTCATTTGTTCAAGCAACGGCGGTCGAAGCTGGgtaaacaacaaaagaagaagCCAAACTGA